The Penaeus chinensis breed Huanghai No. 1 chromosome 36, ASM1920278v2, whole genome shotgun sequence genome includes a region encoding these proteins:
- the LOC125044869 gene encoding U-scoloptoxin(01)-Cw1a-like, translating into MKVLALVAVLVGVAAALPGLRLRRDSSPLRFELPSNASLVLGGINTGFDCAELPYGYYADTSNDCALFHVCLPYIDNNVYITRHFSFMCGEGTMFDQERLVCAFPEEALPCSEAAAFRKSNEYFGRADVNFLE; encoded by the exons ATGAAGGTTCTTGCTCTCG TCGCTGTGTTGGTGGGCGTGGCCGCCGCCCTTCCCGGCCTCCGTCTGCGTCGCGACTCGTCTCCTCTGCGCTTCGAGCTGCCCTCCAACGCCTCGCTGGTTCTGGGTGGAATCAACACCGGCTTCGACTGCGCCGAACTCCCCTACGGTTACTACGCCGACACCAGCAACGACTGCGCCCTGTTCCACGTGTGTTTGCCCTACATCGACAACAACGTGTACATCACCCGCCACTTCTCGTTCATGTGCGGCGAGGGCACCATGTTCGACCAGGAACGTCTCGTGTGCGCTTTCCCCGAGGAAGCCCTTCCCTGCTCCGAGGCCGCCGCCTTCAGGAAGTCCAATGAGTACTTCGGCCGCGCCGACGTCAACTTCCTGGAGTAG
- the LOC125044871 gene encoding U-scoloptoxin(01)-Cw1a-like: MKVLALVAVLVGVAAALPGLRLRRDSSPLRFELPSNASLVLGGITTGFDCAELPYGYYADSSNGCALFHVCLPYIDNNVYITRHFSFMCGEGTMFDQERLVCDYPEFALPCSEAVNFIRSNEYFGRSDVNFLEK; this comes from the exons ATGAAGGTTCTTGCTCTCG TCGCTGTATTGGTGGGCGTGGCCGCCGCCCTTCCCGGCCTCCGTCTGCGTCGCGACTCGTCTCCTCTGCGCTTCGAGCTGCCCTCCAACGCCTCGCTGGTTCTGGGTGGAATCACCACCGGCTTCGACTGCGCCGAACTCCCCTACGGTTACTACGCCGACTCCAGCAACGGCTGCGCCCTGTTCCACGTGTGTCTGCCCTACATCGACAACAACGTGTACATCACCCGCCACTTCTCGTTCATGTGCGGCGAGGGCACCATGTTCGACCAGGAACGTCTCGTGTGCGACTACCCCGAGTTTGCCCTTCCCTGCTCCGAGGCTGTTAACTTCATCAGGTCCAACGAGTACTTCGGCCGCTCCGACGTCAACTTCCTGGAGAAGTAA
- the LOC125044868 gene encoding U-scoloptoxin(01)-Cw1a-like, whose protein sequence is MKVLALVAVLVGVAAALPGLRLRRDSSPLRFELPSNASLVLGGINTGFDCAELPYGYYADTSNDCALFHVCLPYIDNNVYITRHFSFMCGEGTMFDQERLVCAFPEEALPCSEAAAFRRSNEYFGRADVNFLE, encoded by the exons ATGAAGGTTCTTGCTCTCG TCGCTGTGTTGGTGGGCGTGGCCGCCGCCCTTCCCGGCCTCCGTCTGCGTCGCGACTCGTCTCCTCTGCGCTTCGAGCTGCCCTCCAACGCCTCACTGGTTCTGGGTGGAATCAACACCGGCTTCGACTGCGCCGAACTCCCCTACGGTTACTACGCCGACACCAGCAACGACTGCGCCCTGTTCCACGTGTGTCTGCCCTACATCGACAACAACGTGTACATCACCCGCCACTTCTCGTTCATGTGCGGCGAGGGCACCATGTTCGACCAGGAGCGTCTCGTGTGCGCTTTCCCCGAGGAAGCCCTTCCCTGCTCCGAGGCCGCCGCCTTCAGGAGGTCCAACGAGTACTTCGGCCGCGCCGACGTCAACTTCCTGGAGTAG
- the LOC125044870 gene encoding U-scoloptoxin(01)-Cw1a-like, which yields MKVLALVAVLVGVAAALPGLRLRRDSSPLRFELPSNASLVLGGINTGFDCAELPYGYYADTSNDCALFHVCLPYIDNNVYITRHFSFMCGEGTMFDQERLVCAFPEEALPCSEAAAFRKSNEYFGRADVNFLE from the exons ATGAAAGTTCTTGCTCTCG TCGCTGTGTTGGTGGGCGTGGCCGCCGCCCTTCCCGGCCTCCGTCTGCGTCGCGACTCGTCTCCTCTGCGCTTCGAGCTGCCCTCCAACGCCTCACTGGTTCTGGGTGGAATCAACACCGGCTTCGACTGCGCCGAACTCCCCTACGGTTACTACGCCGACACCAGCAACGACTGCGCCCTGTTCCACGTGTGTCTGCCCTACATCGACAACAACGTGTACATAACCCGCCACTTCTCGTTCATGTGCGGCGAGGGCACCATGTTCGACCAGGAACGTCTCGTGTGCGCTTTCCCCGAGGAAGCCCTTCCCTGCTCCGAGGCCGCCGCCTTCAGGAAGTCCAACGAGTACTTCGGCCGCGCCGACGTCAACTTCCTGGAGTAG
- the LOC125044872 gene encoding U-scoloptoxin(01)-Cw1a-like: protein MKVLALVAVLVGVAAALPGLRLRRDSSPLRFELPSNASLVLGGINTGFDCAELPYGYYADTSNDCALFHVCLPYIDNNVYITRHFSFMCGEGTMFDQERLVCAFPEEALPCSEAAAFRKSNEYFGRADVNFLE from the exons ATGAAAGTTCTTGCTCTCG TCGCTGTGTTGGTGGGCGTGGCCGCCGCCCTTCCCGGCCTCCGTCTGCGTCGCGACTCGTCTCCACTGCGCTTCGAGCTGCCCTCCAACGCCTCGCTGGTTCTGGGTGGAATCAACACCGGCTTCGACTGCGCCGAACTCCCCTACGGTTACTACGCCGACACCAGCAACGACTGCGCCCTGTTCCACGTGTGTCTGCCCTACATCGACAACAACGTGTACATAACCCGCCACTTCTCGTTCATGTGCGGCGAGGGCACCATGTTCGACCAGGAACGTCTCGTGTGCGCTTTCCCCGAGGAAGCCCTTCCCTGCTCCGAGGCCGCCGCCTTCAGGAAGTCCAATGAGTACTTCGGCCGCGCCGACGTCAACTTCCTGGAGTAG